Proteins encoded by one window of Heliangelus exortis chromosome 5, bHelExo1.hap1, whole genome shotgun sequence:
- the EHF gene encoding ETS homologous factor isoform X1 — MILEGTGRMSINPSSNLLPQQPSWTDGYSTCNVSSSFYATQWHEIHPQYWTKFQVWEWLQHLLDTNQLDANCIPFQEFDINGEHLCSMSLQEFTQAAGTAGQLLYSNLQHLKWNGQCGSDMYQSHNVIVKTEQTDPPLMVSWKEENYLYDSGYGSTIELLDSKTFCRAQISMAAPSHQPPDSSDVKKSQDQTPKSHTKKHNPRGTHLWEFIRDILLNPEKNPGLIKWEDRSEGVFRFLKSEAVAQLWGKKKNNSSMTYEKLSRAMRYYYKREILERVDGRRLVYKFGKNARGWRENEN; from the exons ATGATTTTGGAAGGAACTGGCAGAATGAGTATAAATCCCAGCAGCAATCTACTTCCccagcagccttcctggacAGACGGATATTCCACATGCAATG tgtCCAGCAGCTTTTATGCAACCCAGTGGCATGAAATTCACCCACAGTACTGGACCAAATTTCAAGTTTGGGAGTGGCTGCAACATCTCCTTGATACCAACCAGCTGGATGCCAACTGCATACCTTTCCAGGAGTTTGATATCAATGGGGAGCACCTGTGCAGTATGAGCTTGCAGGAATTCACTCAGGCAGCTGGGACAGCAGGACAACTGCTTTATAGTAACCTTCAGCACCTAAAATGGAATG GCCAGTGTGGAAGTGATATGTATCAATCTCATAATGTCATTGTGAAGACAGAACAAACAG ATCCACCATTAATGGTATCCTGGAAAGAAGAGAATTACCTGTATGACAGTGGCTATGGTAGCACAATAG AGCTGTTGGACAGTAAAACATTCTGTCGTGCTCAGATCTCCATGGCAGCACCTAGTCACCAGCCTCCTG actCTTCAGATGTGAAAAAATCACAAGATCAAACCCCAAAGTCCCACACCAAGAAGCACA ACCCTCGTGGAACTCATCTTTGGGAATTTATTCGAGATATTCTTCTCAATCCTGAGAAAAACCCAGGATTAATCAAATGGGAAGATCGGTCAGAGGGTgtcttcagatttttaaaatccgAAGCTgtggctcagctctggggaaagaagaaaaacaacagcagcatGACTTATGAGAAACTCAGCCGGGCTATGAG atATTATTATAAAAGAGAAATCCTGGAGCGTGTGGATGGTCGGAGATTAGTATATAAATTTGGAAAGAATGCTCGTGGctggagagaaaatgagaattaa
- the EHF gene encoding ETS homologous factor isoform X2: protein MILEGTGRMSINPSSNLLPQQPSWTDGYSTCNVSSSFYATQWHEIHPQYWTKFQVWEWLQHLLDTNQLDANCIPFQEFDINGEHLCSMSLQEFTQAAGTAGQLLYSNLQHLKWNGQCGSDMYQSHNVIVKTEQTELLDSKTFCRAQISMAAPSHQPPDSSDVKKSQDQTPKSHTKKHNPRGTHLWEFIRDILLNPEKNPGLIKWEDRSEGVFRFLKSEAVAQLWGKKKNNSSMTYEKLSRAMRYYYKREILERVDGRRLVYKFGKNARGWRENEN from the exons ATGATTTTGGAAGGAACTGGCAGAATGAGTATAAATCCCAGCAGCAATCTACTTCCccagcagccttcctggacAGACGGATATTCCACATGCAATG tgtCCAGCAGCTTTTATGCAACCCAGTGGCATGAAATTCACCCACAGTACTGGACCAAATTTCAAGTTTGGGAGTGGCTGCAACATCTCCTTGATACCAACCAGCTGGATGCCAACTGCATACCTTTCCAGGAGTTTGATATCAATGGGGAGCACCTGTGCAGTATGAGCTTGCAGGAATTCACTCAGGCAGCTGGGACAGCAGGACAACTGCTTTATAGTAACCTTCAGCACCTAAAATGGAATG GCCAGTGTGGAAGTGATATGTATCAATCTCATAATGTCATTGTGAAGACAGAACAAACAG AGCTGTTGGACAGTAAAACATTCTGTCGTGCTCAGATCTCCATGGCAGCACCTAGTCACCAGCCTCCTG actCTTCAGATGTGAAAAAATCACAAGATCAAACCCCAAAGTCCCACACCAAGAAGCACA ACCCTCGTGGAACTCATCTTTGGGAATTTATTCGAGATATTCTTCTCAATCCTGAGAAAAACCCAGGATTAATCAAATGGGAAGATCGGTCAGAGGGTgtcttcagatttttaaaatccgAAGCTgtggctcagctctggggaaagaagaaaaacaacagcagcatGACTTATGAGAAACTCAGCCGGGCTATGAG atATTATTATAAAAGAGAAATCCTGGAGCGTGTGGATGGTCGGAGATTAGTATATAAATTTGGAAAGAATGCTCGTGGctggagagaaaatgagaattaa